Part of the Natronocella acetinitrilica genome is shown below.
ACAGCTCGCGCCGCCGCGGCAATCGCGGCACTCGATGATCGCGAGCTCACCGAGGCGCTTGGGATCGTGGTGACCGCGCATGGGCAGGCAGAGCGGGCGCTTGCCGATGGCGAGCGGCGCCTGGTGGCGCGCGCCCGTGCCGCACGGGTCACACCGCAGGTCGAGAATCTGAGTGGCTTTCGCGAGGCGGGGGATGTCGCGCGCTACATCCATGCCGTCACCGCGCTCGTGGTGCCGGAACTCGCAGCGATCTACCATGCCGGCGGCGATTACAGCGACGCGGGCCTGCCCGCCTGGGCGCTTGCGCTCGAGGCGGCCTCGCCCTATGCGCTCGCCCACGCATTCACCCTGCGCGCAAGCGAGCTTCGCGACCGGGCGCTTGCAAGCGACATCACCGAGGTCGTCTGCAACACGCCCCGGGTCAGTCTCGATGACGGGGCGCGGGTTGACTACCGTGTCGACTGTGGTGATGCGCTGAGCGAGCGTGGCGGCGAGATCGTGGTCGCACCCCGGATTCGCGTCGCGGGCCTCACCTACCACTACCAGCTACCGGGCACCATCAACGCCGGGGCCGGTGATGTGCGACTTCGCTATCGTGCCGGGGAGGGCGTGCGCGTGGTCAACGACACGCCCTGGATGATCGAGGTGCAGTCGGTTGGCCTCACCCTCGGCGAGAGTACGCGGCGCTTTGACGCGCTCTCCGGCATGCTCCCGCAGCGCTCGCGGGTGCGGCTGATCAGTGAGGCGGATCTCGCCATCGGCGAGCGCGAGCGGACACTCTCTGTCAGCACCCCGGAGGAGCGCTCGGCCTTCCGGCTGACAGCCCATCTCGAGGCGCGCTACCTGAATAGCCGGGGGCTCTCGATTGCGATCGCCGAGCGCCGCGAGTACACGCTAGAGGAGCTCCTGCGCCAGCGCGACTGAGTACCCCGTGCTAGTGCCGCAGACCCCACCAGGGCACAACCGGTGGTGGTCTGCGGCCAGTTTCCGATTGCAATTTTATTTAATTTATGTATAATTAAATGGTGTGGGTGTCGACCCGCAACCGCCTTCCACGAACAGCAAGGATCCAGAGCCCATGGCAATCCAGGTCAAGAGCAAGATCGTCGGCTACGCCGTTGAGAAACCGCAGAGCGAGGCCGAGCAGGCCGCACAGGCCGTGGTCGAGGCGAGCGCGCCGCAGATGATGAACGAGTCGGTGAAGCGCCCCGAGCGCCTGGTCGGCGAGACCTACAAGATCAAGACGCCGCTCGATGAGCACGCGATGTATGTCACCATCAACGACGTGATCCTGAACGAGGGCACCGAGCACGAGACCCGCCGGCCGTTCGAGATCTTCATCAACTCGAAGAACATGGACCACTACCAGTGGGTGGTGGGCATGACGCTGCTGATCTCGGCGGTGTTCCGCAAGGGCGGTGATGTCGCCTTCCTGGTCGACGAGCTGAAGGGTGTGTTTGACCCCCGCGGTGGCTACTTCAAGAAGGGCGGTCGGTTCATGCCCTCGCTGATCGCAGAGATTGGGGATGTGATCGAGCAGCACCTGATCCACAGCGGCGTCATCGAGCCGGCGGGTCTTGATGCGCACCAGCAGGCGCTGATCGCCGAGAAGCGCGCCCAGTATGAGGCCTCCACCGGCGCGAAGGAAGCCCAGTCCCCCGCCGCCGAGGCACCGGACGATGACAACGGCTACCCGGAAACTGCGACCATGTGCCGCAGCTGTAACACCAAGGCGGTGGTGATCCTGGATGGTTGCGCCACCTGCCTTTCATGCGGCCAAGCCAAGTGCTCTTAGTGACAACTTATTGATTTATAGTGATTTTTTTGGCTCTCAACGGCAACGTCGGGAGCCTTTTCTGTTCCGTTGCGAGCCACTGTGCATCACCGGGGCCGCCAGGAGCAGGCTCGCAGCGACTCCCATGACGCGGGCCAGGGAGTCGCTGCGCCAGCTCCGCCCGGCCCGTCATGGCGACCACTCCGAATGCCCACTTACGCAATAAATTGATCGATCACGTCGTCCGCACCAACCAGGGGAAGAATGCGAACCGACACCTGCTCCATCACACCGTTCTCTGCATTGGTCACAAATTCGGCTTTGCGCTCCTTCCAGGACAGCGTCTGGATCAGGCTCGATGCCGCCACAGAAGGTTTGTCGAGGCTATTCACGGGAACCGCTGTGGCGGTACCGTGAATGCTGGGGCTAATCGGGCAGCAGATCAGGAGCCCCGTTTGCTTGTTGTACTGCCTGGAAGACAGGACGAGCGCTGGCCTGTATTTACCGGTCTATTTGCCTCTGGTGGACTCAAAATACAGCCAGACAATGTCGTTGCGATCCGGAATGTACTGCGTCATCAAACCCCCATTTCAGACGCAGAGGGCTCGGCCAGATCATCCGCGTGAGCGCCACGAGCACCAAGGCCTTCCAGCAGATCGGCTTCAGAGAATGGAAGATTCACCTTCCGCGGAGCCCTCTCGGCTGCTTCGATGACAATCTTTCCGGCCTTGACGTCAATGCTGATCGGGCTGTATACATCGAGCTTGGCTTGCGCGAGAATCTTGCTTGACAGCCGCACGGCAGCGCTATTCCCCCAGCGTTTTATTTCGCTTTTCATGGCAGCCTCGCGTTGATGTGTGCATCTCGTGATGAGTCTACAGTAGTTGGGGTAGGCGTATGTGTAAACATCTGTATCTACATGAATGACGGCTTCCTGGTGTCCGGCGAAGCAGCGCGCGGCACCAGGCACAATGGCCCTCACTGGGCTGGCGGGCGGGCGAATCAGGGCGCAGGAGATGTCGTGACTAAACGAACCGCTCTCGCAGGGCAGGGTAGTTGGGCAGCACAGCTGGGGGCTGAATCAACTGCGGCATGGACGCCACGCGCGATGGCGTTAATCGAATCACCTCGAATGTCTCGATCCTCGCGAGGTGCCCGCTGACTTTCACCGCCAGGCCCCGCCGCGGCGCAGTTTCCCCGGGCCTACATTTCATCCGCGATGATTCTCTTCGCCCGCGGCCCTCTGGAGGCGGCCTTAAAAGGCGCCGAGGGCGCTAAATACCCCCTATTTTGGGGTATCAGGTCTGACGGGGGCAAGCAATACTGGAAACTCCACTAAAGCTGAAACACGAGGGCGGCCACATGAAACAGGCAATGCAGATCATCATCGCAGCGTCACTTGTACTATTCCTCTCCTCACTGGGGGCGTCCTCCACGGCGTTTGCCAGGTGTCCGGCGAACCAGACCGGGTGCACATGGAGTAATGCTCCTGACAGGATTTCTGATCGGGTGAATCAGGGCGCAAGAGATGTCGTGAGAAACCCGAACCGCTCTGGCAGGATCAACGAGCTGGGGAACACGGTTAGAGACTGCATCAACTGCGGCATGGACGCCACGCGGGATGGCGTCAATCGAATCACCTCACCCGGACGGGGCGGGGGGTCGATTCAGTAAGCGGGGCCAGGCCGGGGCGAGCGCTGTGCCCGCCCGGCCACGCCAGGCGCACACCGGGTGCCCGACCAGGAAAGACTTGACGCGGGATGCTGTATTTAATATACTATATATGTCATTAGGGACTGGCGGTCGACACACCGCCTCAACATACAGCCCCTTCTGTCGTGGCACCTGCGTGCAGACACGCAAAAAGGCCGGGCCTGGGAGGCTCGGCCTTTTTGTTGGTCGCAACACTCATCCATGGTCGGGCAGGGACCAGCCTAGTCACCCTGGGCGACGGTCTCCAGGATCTCGGCCGCCTCGATGCGCACCAGGTGCTCACTCACCTTCACCGTGTAGCGCTCCGCCGCACCGAGCCAGGCGCCACCGCGGCGCAGGTTGCCGGGGCCCACGTTGTAGTGGGCGAGCGCGCAGCGCCAATCCCCCTCGCAGTAGCGCTCGGCGTAGTGGATCAGAATCCGCGCCCCGCAGAGGATGTTCTCGGCCGGGTCGGCCAGGTCAACACCACAGTACTCTGCCCAGAACTGCGGGCGAATCTGCGCCGGGCCAATCGCCCCCACCACGGAGACCGCCTCGGTGCGAAAGGACGACTCCGTGCCAACCACCGCGGCCAGGAGCTCGGGTGGCGCCCCCTCGCTGCGCGCGGCCGCCATGATCCAAAGCGAGAACGCACTGGCACGCTCGCTGCCAATCCCGTAGGCCGCGTCAAGGCGCGCGGCAAAGACCGCCTGGTCAAGCGCGAAGACCACCGCCTCACCCGTCTGCCTCAACACACCCAGGCCGCGCGAGAGGCGCGCAGGCGCGGACTCGCTACAGGCGGTGTCACTCTCATCGAGGCCGGGCAACGGCGCCTCGACGGCGGCATCGCTACAGCCAAGGCCCATGGCAAGCAACAGGGCAGGCAGCATCAGGAGACTCCCGTGTTCGATTTATTTTATTGATTATATAATAAAGCATGAACTTGTCAAGCCAGAAAAAGACAAAAAGGCCGCCAGGCACTAGGACATCTACCAATTGTCCGGATGACGCCCCGGGGATAGCATGGCCCCACTGATTGATGAGGCACGGACGAAAAACGGGAGAGTCGGGAAGGGCAGACCGGGAAGACTACAGGAACAGCCGGGTGCCAACAAGACAACCGACCACCGATTGACGACCGGGAAAAGGGTGGGCAGATGGACCTTCACAAGGGCGCTGCCAAAACAACGCGAGCAGACTGATGAAGGGCAGACAGACGATGACCAGCAACTGGACCGGCAGCGCCCCCACCACCGATGGGCTGATGCTCGAGCTTCGCCGCGCAGGCATTCGTGCAGGCTCGGCCAAGGATATCGTACCCGCCATGGCGCTTGGCTGCGCGCTGCAAAAGGGGATGCTGCTGCTTGACGCCGCACGCGATCTCTTCGAGCGGGCCGGCAGCGGCATTGCGAGCTGTGTGCGCATGCCAGGCAGCAGTACGTTCGACCTCCACTCCTGGCTCGCCGAGGCGGAGATGATGCGCCTTGTCACCGACACCACGATCAACCCGCCCGGGCAGAGCTGGCAGACGCTGCCCCGCTCGCTCGGCGAGGTGATCGAGCGCCTGGCGGCCTCAGGGCTTCTGATTGACGTCAACGCCGCGACCATGCGCGCCCAGGATGCTGGCCGCGCCCTCTGGCAGCTCCAGGCGATGCTGAAGAGCTGCTGTGAGCTGATCGAGCGCGCGCTGATCAATAGCGGCGAGATGATCGCCAACACCGACGCCGCGCAAGCCTGGCTCTCCGAGTGGCTTGCCGACGCCCAGGCGCTCTACACCATGATCGACAGCCGCTACCCGGCGAGCCATCCGGCAAGCTTCCAGCGCCTGTCGGGC
Proteins encoded:
- a CDS encoding TSCPD domain-containing protein → MAIQVKSKIVGYAVEKPQSEAEQAAQAVVEASAPQMMNESVKRPERLVGETYKIKTPLDEHAMYVTINDVILNEGTEHETRRPFEIFINSKNMDHYQWVVGMTLLISAVFRKGGDVAFLVDELKGVFDPRGGYFKKGGRFMPSLIAEIGDVIEQHLIHSGVIEPAGLDAHQQALIAEKRAQYEASTGAKEAQSPAAEAPDDDNGYPETATMCRSCNTKAVVILDGCATCLSCGQAKCS
- a CDS encoding AbrB/MazE/SpoVT family DNA-binding domain-containing protein, yielding MKSEIKRWGNSAAVRLSSKILAQAKLDVYSPISIDVKAGKIVIEAAERAPRKVNLPFSEADLLEGLGARGAHADDLAEPSASEMGV
- a CDS encoding lytic transglycosylase domain-containing protein, producing the protein MLPALLLAMGLGCSDAAVEAPLPGLDESDTACSESAPARLSRGLGVLRQTGEAVVFALDQAVFAARLDAAYGIGSERASAFSLWIMAAARSEGAPPELLAAVVGTESSFRTEAVSVVGAIGPAQIRPQFWAEYCGVDLADPAENILCGARILIHYAERYCEGDWRCALAHYNVGPGNLRRGGAWLGAAERYTVKVSEHLVRIEAAEILETVAQGD